Proteins found in one Terribacillus sp. DMT04 genomic segment:
- a CDS encoding DNA internalization-related competence protein ComEC/Rec2 — MTGKWHIVALAALGGLLAHTLHAILLLGLLSWLALLVHTRRISFVLFLFSMSVCLLFFFLSTLNQDSPPVLPLDEPLQLTSTISHLSETDEHLSFRVQTPTHSSFILVTYFKQDARKHLPGLAPGATCVLQGILSEPEPATNPGEFDYKQYLQQKNIYYELELKKEQDISCKGTSFFAFPLKIRSAFLDKTDKILDSHTAAWVQAMIAGEDSNLNEQTVQLFNRWSLSHILAISGMHIALFSAILYFLLTKLQLLTQEKTYAFLFGFLAVYPIFAGGEPSVWRSALMVMLIMLFKVLGIKLPIIDSISIVFLLLLLFDPNYLFHVGFQFSFLVSLALLLSAKIYTGSFISALLETSLLSQLVILPLQVSQFFFLNPLSGLMNLFAIPFYTFLGIPLLLLISVLLFLSPGAANKLGSLFKLLNETVIELFHLVDDVAFFPWVTGKLPIGISVLYFAALVLFCAAWETGKRKKAVHYGAVLTVIPLAAVLWPYADQTGRVTMLDIGQGDAFVVELPYRRGVYLIDAAGSVGMDFQPTDKTFEQVIKPYLYQRGISKVDGIFASHADHDHIGSIGRLTEEFHVDWVRTSLYFEKQQAQQWNPDTKLIYWKAGELLQLPGWEIQLLGPVTDKSEPNENSLVMYTKLGGKSWLFMGDAGKEEEAEIMERYPSLRADILKVGHHGSNTSTDPAFLRQLEPEEALISAGRKNRYGHPAPEVVEALKNQNIRIWRTDTDGAVVYSFSGKTGTFSPYLP, encoded by the coding sequence ATGACGGGGAAATGGCATATTGTTGCGTTAGCGGCCCTCGGAGGGCTGCTGGCGCATACATTGCATGCAATACTATTGTTAGGTCTGCTTTCCTGGCTGGCGCTGTTGGTGCACACCAGACGAATCTCATTTGTATTATTTCTCTTCTCGATGTCAGTGTGTTTACTATTTTTCTTTCTTAGCACCCTCAATCAAGATTCTCCACCTGTTCTTCCTCTGGATGAGCCATTGCAGCTCACTTCAACGATATCCCATCTTTCCGAAACAGATGAACATCTATCATTTCGGGTTCAAACACCAACACATTCTTCCTTCATTTTAGTAACTTATTTCAAACAAGATGCACGCAAACATTTGCCTGGTTTAGCACCTGGTGCAACATGCGTGCTGCAGGGAATACTCAGTGAGCCTGAACCTGCCACGAATCCAGGGGAATTCGATTATAAACAATACTTGCAGCAAAAAAACATTTATTATGAGCTCGAATTAAAAAAGGAGCAAGATATTTCTTGCAAAGGCACGTCTTTCTTCGCATTTCCTCTGAAAATACGCAGTGCATTCCTGGATAAAACAGATAAGATACTGGATAGTCATACTGCTGCTTGGGTGCAGGCGATGATTGCCGGAGAAGACAGCAATTTGAATGAGCAGACGGTACAATTGTTTAATCGCTGGAGCTTATCTCATATCTTGGCGATAAGCGGCATGCATATTGCGTTATTTTCTGCTATTCTTTACTTTCTTTTAACAAAACTTCAGCTTCTGACGCAGGAGAAAACATATGCTTTCCTTTTTGGATTTCTGGCTGTTTATCCTATATTTGCCGGCGGAGAACCATCTGTTTGGCGGTCAGCGCTAATGGTCATGCTAATCATGCTGTTTAAGGTATTAGGAATTAAGCTTCCGATTATAGATAGCATCAGTATCGTTTTTTTACTTCTGCTCCTATTTGATCCGAATTATCTCTTCCATGTAGGCTTTCAATTCAGCTTTCTTGTCAGCTTGGCATTGCTTTTATCCGCAAAAATTTATACGGGATCTTTTATCAGTGCCTTGCTCGAAACAAGTTTGTTAAGTCAGCTCGTAATACTTCCGCTGCAAGTTTCCCAATTCTTCTTCTTAAATCCGCTTTCTGGCTTGATGAACTTGTTTGCAATACCGTTTTACACATTCCTCGGCATTCCGCTCCTTCTGCTTATTAGTGTCTTACTTTTTCTGTCTCCAGGGGCAGCAAATAAGCTTGGATCTTTATTTAAACTGCTTAATGAGACTGTCATTGAATTGTTCCATTTAGTGGATGATGTTGCTTTTTTTCCGTGGGTGACAGGAAAACTGCCTATAGGTATTTCGGTACTTTATTTTGCAGCGCTGGTGCTGTTTTGTGCTGCGTGGGAAACAGGTAAACGGAAAAAAGCAGTACACTATGGCGCTGTTCTTACGGTTATACCGCTTGCAGCTGTACTTTGGCCATATGCAGATCAAACAGGACGCGTGACGATGCTTGATATTGGCCAAGGAGATGCATTTGTAGTCGAGTTGCCGTACCGAAGAGGTGTTTATTTGATTGATGCTGCCGGGAGTGTCGGGATGGATTTTCAGCCGACAGACAAGACTTTTGAACAAGTAATAAAGCCATATTTGTATCAAAGAGGAATCAGCAAAGTGGATGGCATTTTTGCCAGTCATGCTGATCATGATCATATTGGCAGTATTGGGAGGCTGACCGAGGAATTCCATGTCGATTGGGTGCGAACATCTCTTTATTTTGAAAAGCAGCAAGCCCAGCAATGGAACCCCGATACAAAACTAATCTATTGGAAAGCTGGAGAGCTCTTACAGCTTCCTGGCTGGGAGATTCAGTTATTAGGTCCTGTAACCGATAAGTCAGAACCAAACGAAAATTCACTTGTCATGTATACGAAGCTTGGAGGGAAAAGCTGGCTGTTCATGGGAGACGCAGGAAAGGAGGAAGAGGCGGAAATAATGGAGCGCTATCCCTCTTTGCGTGCAGATATATTAAAAGTAGGTCACCACGGCAGCAATACATCAACTGATCCGGCATTCCTTCGACAGCTGGAGCCAGAAGAAGCGCTTATTTCTGCAGGTCGCAAGAACAGGTACGGTCACCCGGCTCCAGAAGTTGTAGAAGCTTTAAAAAATCAAAACATCCGTATCTGGCGTACAGATACGGATGGGGCAGTCGTCTACAGCTTCTCTGGCAAGACAGGCACATTTAGCCCGTATCTTCCATAA
- a CDS encoding ComE operon protein 2, with the protein MERIAWNQYFMAQSHLLALRSTCQRLMVGATIVRDKRMIAGGYNGSVSGSKHCIDEGCYVIDGHCVRTVHAEMNALLQCAKFGVPTEGAEIYVTHFPCLQCCKALIQAGIKTVYYASDYKNHPYAISLFAEAGVDTQQVALEEVVVDTHPQETRHLMEKVVDKLIQSGDQEGRDLAVQTKNRYQLPDKERI; encoded by the coding sequence ATGGAACGAATAGCATGGAATCAATACTTTATGGCGCAAAGCCATTTGCTCGCTTTGCGCAGCACCTGCCAACGGTTGATGGTCGGAGCGACAATTGTCCGTGATAAACGAATGATTGCCGGCGGCTACAACGGCAGCGTATCCGGCAGTAAACATTGCATCGACGAAGGCTGTTATGTCATTGATGGACATTGTGTACGTACTGTACACGCCGAGATGAACGCGCTTTTGCAATGTGCTAAATTTGGGGTGCCGACGGAAGGAGCAGAAATTTACGTCACTCACTTTCCTTGCCTCCAATGCTGTAAAGCACTAATCCAAGCAGGTATCAAAACAGTATATTATGCAAGTGATTATAAAAACCATCCTTATGCAATTTCATTGTTTGCAGAAGCGGGAGTAGATACGCAGCAAGTAGCATTGGAAGAGGTGGTAGTAGATACACACCCTCAGGAAACACGTCATCTGATGGAAAAGGTTGTAGACAAGCTAATACAATCTGGTGATCAAGAAGGCCGTGATCTTGCAGTTCAAACGAAAAACCGTTATCAGCTGCCTGATAAAGAGCGTATATGA
- a CDS encoding ComEA family DNA-binding protein, with the protein MQILKQYSWLILLAAVAAVFLFSRIPKQETEPVMQPAAEADAELERTAAAKETSAEETGEAAVMVDIKGEVKNPGVYELASGSRVEKAIEAAGGLTEKAELRSINLAQKVKDEQMIYVAAIGEASSAAAIQTPGTSDASEKININQADVKQLTEIKGVGEAKAQAIISYREENGPFTSIDQLTEVSGIGEKSLENMKDQVSL; encoded by the coding sequence ATGCAAATCTTGAAACAATACAGCTGGCTCATTTTGTTGGCGGCTGTTGCAGCTGTATTTTTGTTCAGCCGCATTCCAAAACAGGAGACAGAGCCAGTGATGCAGCCAGCTGCAGAAGCGGATGCGGAGCTGGAACGAACAGCTGCTGCAAAGGAGACTTCTGCGGAAGAAACGGGAGAAGCAGCAGTAATGGTAGATATTAAAGGAGAAGTGAAAAATCCGGGAGTTTATGAACTTGCTTCTGGCAGCAGAGTAGAAAAAGCAATTGAAGCGGCAGGAGGACTGACTGAAAAGGCGGAGCTGCGCAGCATTAATCTTGCACAGAAAGTAAAAGACGAGCAAATGATTTATGTGGCAGCTATTGGCGAAGCTTCATCGGCTGCCGCAATTCAGACTCCAGGCACAAGTGATGCTAGCGAAAAAATTAATATTAATCAAGCAGATGTAAAGCAGCTGACAGAGATAAAGGGTGTAGGAGAAGCAAAGGCACAAGCAATCATTTCTTATCGAGAGGAAAATGGGCCGTTTACTTCCATCGACCAGCTGACAGAGGTATCGGGGATTGGGGAAAAATCGCTGGAGAACATGAAAGATCAAGTTAGCTTATAA
- the comER gene encoding late competence protein ComER, with protein sequence MSKWGIIGTGNMGSMLLESWVTAGAIQEEEIMVLNRSAEKAVALKRSYPGIQIADSLSTIAEYADFLFLCVRPPHLPGVCSELYSLVRPDQVIVSITSPFSVAELETRLSSQVARAIPSITNRAAAGTTLLTFGSTLTNKNKAALIDLFSSYSDPVYIPEDITRVASDIVSCGPAFFSYLAQRFIEGAAEETEISREQATQLTAEMLIGLGTLLGKGHYTLDELIKKVCVKGGITGEGIAVLEKETGEMFDHLFQATHRKYYEEKDAIKKGAYK encoded by the coding sequence TTGTCAAAATGGGGAATAATCGGAACCGGAAATATGGGCAGTATGTTGCTCGAAAGCTGGGTAACTGCGGGAGCGATTCAGGAAGAAGAAATTATGGTGCTGAACCGGTCAGCTGAAAAAGCAGTAGCGTTAAAAAGGTCTTATCCTGGCATACAAATAGCCGATTCACTGAGCACGATAGCAGAATATGCTGATTTTTTATTCCTTTGCGTAAGACCGCCGCATTTGCCAGGTGTATGTTCTGAGCTTTACTCGCTGGTACGCCCGGATCAAGTTATCGTCTCTATTACCAGCCCTTTTTCAGTCGCGGAATTGGAAACACGCCTATCCTCCCAAGTTGCTCGAGCCATTCCAAGCATCACGAACCGCGCAGCAGCTGGCACTACCCTTTTAACATTTGGATCAACACTCACAAACAAAAATAAAGCTGCCCTTATTGATCTGTTCAGCAGTTACTCTGATCCTGTTTATATCCCAGAAGACATCACACGCGTTGCTTCTGATATTGTTTCATGCGGTCCAGCGTTTTTCAGCTATCTGGCACAGCGCTTTATTGAAGGAGCAGCCGAAGAGACGGAGATATCTCGCGAACAAGCAACACAGCTCACTGCTGAAATGCTGATTGGTCTCGGTACTTTACTGGGGAAAGGTCATTATACACTGGATGAACTGATCAAGAAGGTGTGCGTGAAAGGCGGTATTACCGGAGAAGGTATAGCCGTATTGGAGAAGGAGACAGGTGAGATGTTCGATCATCTCTTTCAAGCGACACACCGGAAATACTACGAAGAGAAAGATGCGATTAAAAAAGGGGCGTACAAATAA
- a CDS encoding class I SAM-dependent methyltransferase, which translates to MAAYERLAAVYERLMQDAPYEEWQQFMQQIFQRYAKIPIKTVADLGCGTGYVTRQLAESGYEMTGIDQSENMLAYAASMDVNQTVRWVQQDLRSLENIQADAAISMFDVVNYITSPEDVQAAFRRIWDMLAPGGVFLFDVHTIRHMEEDLAGELFAEVHEDLAYTWFCEAGQQQGEVFHDLTFFTKELESEKYDRFDEYHHQRTYLPDTYKKWLELAGFQVCGLFGDFDIEKTEQLDRADRLFFACLKNQEA; encoded by the coding sequence ATGGCAGCTTATGAACGGCTTGCTGCCGTCTATGAGCGGCTTATGCAGGATGCGCCGTATGAAGAATGGCAGCAGTTTATGCAGCAAATATTTCAACGTTACGCAAAGATTCCCATTAAAACAGTAGCAGATTTGGGCTGCGGTACGGGATACGTGACGAGGCAGCTTGCAGAATCAGGTTATGAAATGACGGGAATTGACCAATCTGAAAATATGCTTGCCTATGCTGCAAGTATGGATGTCAACCAAACAGTCCGTTGGGTGCAGCAGGATTTGCGTTCATTGGAAAACATCCAGGCAGATGCGGCAATCAGCATGTTTGATGTGGTCAACTATATAACGTCACCAGAAGATGTACAAGCAGCTTTCAGACGGATTTGGGATATGCTTGCTCCAGGCGGAGTCTTTCTTTTCGATGTCCATACGATAAGGCATATGGAAGAAGATTTGGCTGGGGAGTTATTTGCTGAGGTGCATGAGGATCTTGCTTATACGTGGTTCTGTGAAGCAGGACAACAACAAGGCGAAGTATTCCACGATCTCACTTTCTTTACGAAAGAATTGGAGTCAGAAAAGTATGACCGATTTGACGAGTATCATCACCAGCGTACATATCTGCCAGATACGTATAAGAAGTGGCTCGAATTAGCAGGATTTCAAGTTTGCGGGCTATTTGGTGACTTTGATATAGAAAAAACAGAGCAATTGGACCGGGCGGATCGACTCTTTTTCGCTTGTTTGAAAAACCAGGAGGCATAA
- the rsfS gene encoding ribosome silencing factor encodes MESIDLAQLAANAADAVRGEDVVLMEMAEVSLIADYFMICHGTSERQVQAIARRIKEKAEEAGVEVKRLEGLEQSRWVLVDLGDVVCHVFHVDERRYYNLERLWGDAPQVEPVFSQES; translated from the coding sequence ATGGAAAGTATTGATTTAGCACAATTAGCGGCAAATGCCGCAGACGCAGTAAGAGGGGAAGATGTCGTATTAATGGAGATGGCAGAAGTCTCCCTTATTGCTGATTATTTCATGATTTGTCATGGTACAAGTGAAAGACAAGTGCAAGCGATTGCCAGACGTATTAAAGAGAAAGCTGAAGAAGCAGGTGTTGAGGTTAAACGGCTGGAAGGGCTGGAGCAGTCACGATGGGTGCTTGTTGACCTTGGCGATGTAGTTTGTCACGTGTTCCACGTGGATGAAAGAAGATATTATAACTTGGAACGCCTGTGGGGAGATGCACCGCAAGTGGAACCAGTATTTTCTCAGGAAAGCTAA
- the yqeK gene encoding bis(5'-nucleosyl)-tetraphosphatase (symmetrical) YqeK: MQRDKALAIVEKHLKKPRYEHTVRVMETSIKLAEKYGADEKKAETAAIFHDYAKYRPLEEMQRWIEMEQLPKDLLHYHHELWHGPVGALMVEREVGIRDPDVLHAITVHTTGCAGMSVLDKVVFLADYIEPGRAFPGVDEVRKVSEEDLDKACWMASRNTINMLVSLHRKVYPDTFHAYNDLLNPNGGNA, from the coding sequence ATGCAGAGAGATAAGGCTTTAGCAATCGTTGAAAAACATTTAAAAAAACCAAGGTACGAACATACCGTTCGCGTAATGGAGACGAGTATAAAGCTTGCAGAAAAATATGGTGCGGATGAGAAAAAAGCAGAAACCGCAGCTATTTTTCATGACTATGCAAAATACCGTCCGCTTGAAGAAATGCAGCGCTGGATTGAAATGGAACAACTTCCAAAAGACTTGCTGCATTATCACCATGAATTATGGCATGGACCGGTAGGCGCATTAATGGTGGAACGGGAAGTCGGCATTCGAGATCCAGATGTACTGCACGCGATAACCGTGCACACAACTGGCTGTGCGGGGATGTCTGTCTTAGATAAGGTTGTATTCCTAGCCGACTATATTGAACCAGGACGTGCATTTCCTGGCGTAGATGAAGTACGTAAGGTGAGTGAAGAAGATTTAGACAAAGCGTGCTGGATGGCATCACGTAACACAATTAACATGCTTGTCTCGTTACATCGAAAAGTGTATCCGGATACGTTCCACGCTTATAATGATTTATTAAACCCTAATGGAGGTAACGCTTAA
- a CDS encoding nicotinate-nucleotide adenylyltransferase has product MKKVGLLGGTFDPPHIGHLFIAQEVQQRLGLDEVWFIPAYEAPHKAKSNTDADLRLQMVQAAIHDNQRFRMNTIEVERLGKSYTFDTIKLLQEKHPNTAFHFIIGADLVESLHTWHHIDELVNMVTFAGVGRPGYKLETAYPVTFIEIPELEISSSMIRSRVEQGASVRYLVPNAVFDVIKEQELYAER; this is encoded by the coding sequence ATGAAAAAAGTCGGGTTATTGGGCGGCACATTTGATCCGCCGCATATAGGACATCTATTTATTGCACAAGAAGTCCAGCAACGGCTCGGACTAGATGAAGTTTGGTTCATCCCAGCTTATGAAGCGCCTCATAAGGCGAAGTCCAATACCGATGCAGATCTGCGTTTGCAGATGGTTCAAGCTGCAATTCATGATAACCAACGGTTCCGCATGAATACGATTGAGGTAGAACGTTTAGGGAAGTCGTATACGTTTGATACAATAAAGCTGTTACAGGAAAAGCATCCAAATACTGCATTTCACTTTATCATTGGTGCCGATTTGGTTGAAAGCCTGCATACATGGCATCATATTGATGAATTAGTCAATATGGTGACATTCGCAGGTGTTGGCAGACCTGGCTATAAGCTGGAGACTGCCTACCCGGTTACCTTTATCGAGATACCCGAACTTGAGATTTCCTCAAGTATGATTCGATCTCGCGTCGAACAAGGCGCTTCTGTGCGCTATCTTGTTCCAAATGCAGTGTTTGATGTCATAAAGGAGCAAGAGCTGTATGCAGAGAGATAA
- the yhbY gene encoding ribosome assembly RNA-binding protein YhbY, with translation MLTGKQKRFLRAEAHHLKPIFQVGKIGVNDNMIVQISEALEKRELIKVSLLQNCIEDKDEVAEAIAAGTDAHVVQIIGSTIVLYKASQENKQIKLP, from the coding sequence ATGTTAACAGGTAAGCAAAAGAGATTTCTTCGTGCTGAGGCACATCATTTAAAACCGATTTTCCAAGTAGGAAAGATTGGCGTAAACGATAATATGATTGTACAAATCAGTGAAGCATTAGAAAAGCGGGAACTAATTAAAGTAAGCCTGCTGCAAAATTGCATTGAAGATAAAGACGAGGTGGCGGAAGCAATTGCAGCGGGAACAGACGCGCATGTTGTTCAAATTATCGGCAGCACAATCGTCCTGTATAAAGCATCTCAAGAGAATAAGCAAATCAAGCTGCCATAA